The following DNA comes from Papaver somniferum cultivar HN1 unplaced genomic scaffold, ASM357369v1 unplaced-scaffold_128, whole genome shotgun sequence.
GAGTTTTCCTTTGTAAACAAAACAAAATGTATTCTGCGAACTTTTCTGTTCCAAACtaatacatttggttttgatttgtaaTCCAAAGGACCTTTGAAGCGACACTATTTGAGAAAATGCTAGGTCAACCAATACATGATTGAGATCCAATTAGCTAACAGTAAATGAGGTGAGTTCTTGAAACGAATAACTTGgatgttgatttgatttttttccccATTGAACAAGTACAGTAATCTCTATTGGCCTTCAGTTGCTCTCGAAAAAGGAGTCTAGATTGGATAATAACAAAATTCAGACTCATGGGAATGAAAATCATCGAAAAACGAGGCTGAGATTAGACGTATATTATTTTCCTTTGATCAACTCAAATCTATCGATTGTCTGGACATTGTTTTGAATTCAGGCACCGTTTATAGTATCTGCCTCACTAAGTGCGGGGAGGTGTTTAAACCCAACTAATATTTCCAGTAATATTTTCCTTTCATACAAAGTTTGATAACACGCCCAGCTAAATTCATGTTATTAGTTGTGGGGTTTGTTAAAATGCGACGACCATAGCCATAATCCAAACATAGGTTagtttgttctttggttggcaTTTCTAGCATCTACCATTGTTGATGCTGTAAGGGCTGGAAGCTCCCCTCATTCCCGTATTTCATCACTATGCCATTGTAGTAGAAACGAGAATGCTCAAGACAACCACAAACACCCTTGTGGGATATTACAGTATTACATAAGAAGTTTGTAATTGCATCTCAAAGGACAGGACAGAAAAAATAATTTTACTTGTTCTACAATTTCATTAACATTATTGTGGAATTGTATCTCCCTCTTCTGTTTGTAATGGACTGTTTTTTAACTGTATGTCTCTAACAACCTTGTGTAACCACAGATGCCAATGCTAAATTTGAATTTAAAGGTATAGTTTTTTTATTGTACAGAACTGTTTGTTATATCACGATTATTCGCAAGTTGATTTTGGCGTGGAGTCTTCCATGAGAATTCAGCCATGAGGGCAATGTGATCCGACGGCCACATTGCTGATGGAAAAGCTGTATCCCTAATTGCAGACCTCACATGAACCAATTCTAGTAGACTTCTCACTGTCAACATATCCTCTGAAAGACACAACGAAATTTGACATGAATTGTTAGTTAATCAACAAGAGCAATTAACAGCAGTTTCCATAGGTAGATTTGCAAATACCTGTGTAAAAAATATAATCTATTGCAGAACGGAAATTGGGTCTAGCAATAGTGAATCGAGGCTCCTGTGTATTTGGATTCATCAAACTCCATTGTTTAGAATCCCCATTTGTCGCCCTTGAGAAGGATGAATATGCACTTGCCTGTTAAGAATATACAAGAGTCACCAGTCGTGGATGTGGAAGCCTATGTTGTTATCATCCTTGCAATGCCATACACATTTTCGTTGGATCATATTGGTGgcattgttttttgagtaaattaAGAAAAAAAGGAGATAAAAAGGAGCAGGAAAAAAACCCGCCATTCCTACCAGAGGTGGCAGTTTATGAGAAAGCTTGAGATGTTGAAATATTTCATAAGGAGTCTTCACCAAATCCTCATGCATAAGATTCACCTTACCGTTAACTAGAAGATTATGAGCAGcactgcaaaagaaaagaaaataccgATTTCGATTCACCAGCAAAAAGTAGCTTCAATAACGGAATTCTCAAACTCTTAAATGAAAGGAGCAACTGGATTAATTGGTTTCGTTCACTTATTGTTATGGAGTTGGACTGCTGGAACATAGGAATTAAAATATATGTTTCAGAACTTTCCGTACCAAGAATTTTAGCCATTACCATTATGTTTTGAAGGGAAAAATAACCCCATTTGGCATAGAGAAAAGAGAAACCTTCTTGGAAGAGAGTTAAGATCCCCACAAATGAGAACCGGAACATATGAACGAGCTACAATTCGCTCCAGACCTTCAATAAGGGTTCCAATCTGTAGCGGTAACAGGTTCTTGAATGAATTAGTTTATCTTTCTTATAAAACGTTAAGAAGGGGATATaatatgaaaaccaaaaaatACCTGCCATAGTTTTACATCCATAAATTGTGGGTTGGCAGACACATGAACATTTGCCTGAGAATACCAATTTTAACAGATAAGATGTCTATGACTGACAGATGGATTATTATGCTTCAAGATCATGATGGAATGACATACCACACAAATTCTACGAATTGATGTGTCACAAAGTGGTTCAGTTCCGATTGTCTCCAATATTGTTACAAGTGCAACATTATCCTGCAAAAACAAGTAAATGTTAGTGTGAAGAACAATACCGAAAATAGGGAATTGGAGTGAATAGATGAC
Coding sequences within:
- the LOC113331962 gene encoding carbon catabolite repressor protein 4 homolog 1-like isoform X2 translates to MGIPWVPIELQTNHVIIAPPPRYMVPVKPLDCFSSFNLESQTCAARPFSLLSYNVLADVYTMTNKFYYCPATALNWEYRRQSLLREIVRYDADIICLQEVQSDHFEDFFKPELQRFGYSSVYKRKTKGLFTYKREYTYDGCATCFRFDKFRQVEKYELEFNTIAQELAESLDEDQRHSMMKDNVALVTILETIGTEPLCDTSIRRICVANVHVSANPQFMDVKLWQIGTLIEGLERIVARSYVPVLICGDLNSLPRSAAHNLLVNGKVNLMHEDLVKTPYEIFQHLKLSHKLPPLASAYSSFSRATNGDSKQWSLMNPNTQEPRFTIARPNFRSAIDYIFYTEDMLTVRSLLELVHVRSAIRDTAFPSAMWPSDHIALMAEFSWKTPRQNQLANNRDITNSSVQ